A stretch of the Agromyces larvae genome encodes the following:
- a CDS encoding WXG100 family type VII secretion target: protein MQGFSVKPEQVIGLGGKIRGGARGIRTDLDRLESEVGKLRSAWGGEAQAAYDQAQLKWNRSLEELQQLLEQIATKTEQMSGGYTSGDNQSAKRFSV, encoded by the coding sequence ATGCAGGGGTTCTCAGTCAAGCCCGAGCAGGTCATCGGTCTGGGCGGCAAGATCCGCGGCGGCGCGAGGGGGATCCGTACGGATCTCGACCGCCTCGAGTCCGAGGTCGGCAAGCTCCGCTCGGCGTGGGGCGGTGAGGCGCAGGCCGCCTACGACCAGGCCCAGCTGAAGTGGAACCGTTCGCTCGAAGAACTGCAGCAGCTGCTCGAGCAGATCGCGACCAAGACCGAGCAGATGTCGGGTGGCTACACCTCGGGCGACAACCAGTCGGCGAAGCGCTTCTCGGTCTGA
- a CDS encoding S8 family peptidase, producing MAFVMQRVLRGVVGGLVAGGVVFGAGVSASGAESVPGDWYFEVYGVQESLDAGFDGSGVTVAVIDLQVNPEVPTLQGVDLTVADPFCRDESGAVIPAVSTVVSDAAHGTNSVSLVAGTGAGYPGQIGVRGAAPGAKVLFYSGGRDTAGRLGFVECDDESLEPASYDVLFEQALDDGADIITIQVGSSPVDSALVARAVREGVIVLQGLSNEQVVERTGAGLAGMNGVVGVQAIDAFGNLQNGPDSTDTSVDVAAPGVGLTAQGGPGEVSWEVQTVQSGTSNATPFTAGVLAAVWSKYPEATGNQLLQSLVRNTGTEDHALSRDDGFGYGIVSLRHMLAVDPTQYDDVNPLVVDERTLDEDEAWLVEPRYEEIFPGQQAGDQPATGRPAAGLPGWVVPVVISAVLGVLLLAGVIVLVVVLATRGAASRQIEKG from the coding sequence GTGGCATTCGTGATGCAGCGGGTGCTGCGTGGTGTGGTCGGGGGGCTGGTCGCGGGTGGGGTGGTGTTCGGTGCGGGGGTGTCGGCGTCTGGTGCGGAGTCGGTGCCGGGGGATTGGTATTTCGAGGTGTACGGGGTGCAGGAGTCGTTGGATGCCGGGTTCGACGGGTCGGGCGTGACGGTCGCGGTGATCGATCTGCAGGTCAATCCCGAGGTGCCCACGTTGCAGGGGGTGGATCTGACGGTGGCCGACCCGTTCTGCCGGGACGAGTCGGGTGCGGTGATTCCTGCGGTATCGACCGTGGTGTCGGACGCGGCGCATGGGACGAACTCGGTGTCGTTGGTCGCGGGCACGGGTGCGGGGTATCCGGGTCAGATCGGGGTGCGCGGCGCGGCGCCGGGCGCGAAGGTGCTGTTCTACAGCGGCGGACGCGACACCGCGGGCCGCCTGGGTTTCGTCGAGTGCGATGACGAATCACTCGAGCCCGCTTCATACGATGTGCTGTTCGAGCAGGCGTTGGATGACGGGGCGGACATCATCACCATCCAGGTCGGTTCCAGCCCGGTGGATTCGGCGTTGGTGGCGCGGGCGGTGCGTGAGGGCGTGATCGTGCTGCAAGGGCTTTCGAATGAACAGGTGGTCGAACGCACCGGGGCCGGGCTTGCGGGGATGAATGGTGTGGTGGGGGTGCAGGCGATCGATGCGTTCGGGAATCTGCAGAACGGTCCGGATTCCACGGACACGAGTGTGGATGTCGCGGCGCCGGGGGTGGGGTTGACGGCGCAGGGCGGCCCGGGTGAGGTGTCGTGGGAGGTGCAGACGGTGCAGTCGGGCACGTCGAACGCGACGCCGTTCACGGCTGGGGTGCTGGCGGCGGTGTGGTCGAAGTATCCCGAGGCGACGGGCAATCAGTTGCTGCAGTCGTTGGTGCGCAACACGGGCACGGAGGATCATGCGTTGTCGCGTGATGACGGGTTCGGGTACGGGATCGTGTCGTTGCGGCACATGTTGGCGGTGGATCCGACGCAGTACGACGATGTGAATCCGTTGGTCGTGGACGAGCGGACCCTCGACGAGGACGAGGCGTGGCTGGTCGAGCCGAGGTACGAGGAGATCTTCCCCGGCCAGCAGGCCGGCGACCAGCCCGCGACGGGCCGGCCCGCGGCAGGGTTGCCGGGGTGGGTCGTGCCGGTCGTGATCTCGGCGGTGCTGGGTGTGCTGCTGCTGGCCGGCGTGATCGTGCTGGTCGTGGTGCTGGCCACACGGGGTGCGGCATCGCGGCAGATCGAGAAGGGGTGA
- a CDS encoding WXG100 family type VII secretion target, with translation MADVISAEEGALRRGAQAVNEAKGAIDQKVRAVRAEISELNGYWSGAAANSFTGLLNRWDAETTKLNEVLVTLEEALSGTERDQAALEEEHQQTIAGLGSMMSGA, from the coding sequence ATGGCAGATGTGATCTCCGCCGAAGAAGGGGCGCTGCGCCGTGGTGCGCAGGCCGTGAACGAGGCCAAGGGAGCCATCGATCAGAAGGTCCGCGCCGTGCGTGCCGAGATCAGCGAGCTGAACGGCTACTGGAGCGGTGCCGCTGCGAACTCGTTCACGGGTCTGCTGAACCGTTGGGACGCCGAGACGACCAAGCTCAACGAGGTGCTGGTCACCCTCGAAGAGGCGCTGTCGGGCACCGAGCGCGACCAGGCTGCGCTCGAAGAGGAGCACCAGCAGACGATCGCGGGCCTCGGCTCGATGATGTCGGGCGCGTAG